One genomic segment of Myripristis murdjan chromosome 20, fMyrMur1.1, whole genome shotgun sequence includes these proteins:
- the tfr1b gene encoding transferrin receptor 1b gives MERLRSMVSNLRISERYSRFPLQPEEEANHVEVKLTDEATDGNTEDAGQSGYSPCARPPAQPLSWRTICLWTAGTMVLFFIGFGFGSINHHNSQQKAVNCTSGEKKILTAATAAPVAETDETDEAAEVEKAAEVVQAQLTWKDITRLLKEKLSAEAFNRVLRNGSLPSRPAGSSEDNKMGNDIFKQFKDLGMQPWTDRHYVQLQKQDSKNPNRVMFGSDTFQPTGYLAYSRQGKVEGKVVYGNYGRPEDLDVLLKKNISLAGCVLLLRAGRTSFAQKVANAAEKGASAVLIYPDSADHRYDSDIELYGHVHLGSGDPYTPGFPSFNHTQFPPAQSSGLPTILAQTITAMNASAILEKIGGPEAENDFKGKMLGSYKLGGVMNITVEVNNVLVNTEIHNVFGVIKGFIDPDRYVVLGAQRDAWGQGYARAYVGTTILTELAKAVHEMVEKDGFRPRRSLIFASWSAGEYGSVGATEWLEGYMSSLDKKALTYINLDGAVMGRGGFIASASPLLYSLIENATKQVDSPYGSGSVYNAMGATTWEEKVLRPMEMNDPAYPFLAFSGIPSISFHFINPRFEAYPYYGTDLDTWDHFSAETNHHNSEMVAAAGQLAGQMALRLVHDHLLKMDVTRYGRILTAAVGSLYSRIRRLTQSGELKGVTHTWLTSARGSFMRAASSINNDILNTDLTDKEAGRIINDRIMMVEQGFLSPYVSPKETPFRHVLLGRGAHTLAAISKCTNMTELRTQLALATWTLQGCANSMVGDIWDIDNNI, from the exons ATGGAGCGACTGAGGTCGATGGTCAGCAACTtg AGGATCAGTGAGAGGTACAGCAGGTTCCCCCTGCAGCCCGAAGAGGAAGCAAACCATGTTGAGGTCAAACTGACCGACGAAGCCACGGACGGCAACACGGAGGACGCTGGCCAATCAGGATACTCTCCCTGTGCGAGGCCACCAGCCCAGCCACTGAGCTGGCGCACAATTTGCCTCTGGACCGCAGGAACCATGGTGCTCTTCTTCATCG GCTTTGGCTTTGGCTCCATAAACCACCATAACTCTCAGCAGAAGGCAGTGAACTGCACTTCAGGGGAAAAGAAGATTCTCACTGCAGCGACTGCAGCTCCTGTAGCTGAAACTGATGAAACTGATGAAGCTGCAGAAGTTGAAAAAGCTGCAGAAGTTGTACAAGCTCAGCTGACCTGGAAGGACATCACCCGCCTACTGAAAGAGAAACTCAGTGCTGAAGCCTTTAACAGGGTTCTTAG AAACGGCAGCCTGCCCAGCCGCCCAGCAGGCAGCTCGGAGGACAACAAAATGGGAAACGACATCTTCAAGCAGTTCAAGGACCTGGGGATGCAGCCCTGGACTGACAGACACTATGTTCAGCTGCAGAAGCAAGACAG TAAGAATCCAAACCGTGTCATGTTTGGTTCAGATACCTTCCAGCCCACAGGGTATCTTGCCTACAGCCGTCAAGGAAAAGTTGAG ggcaaAGTTGTGTATGGCAACTACGGGCGTCCAGAGGACCTTGATGTGctgctgaagaaaaacatttccctggctggctgtgtgctgctgctccgAGCCGGACGCACCAGTTTTGCACAGAAG GTGGCTAATGCTGCTGAGAAGGGCGCCTCTGCTGTTCTGATCTATCCGGACTCTGCAGATCACCGCTACGATAGTGACATAGAACTCTACGGACAC GTTCATCTGGGTTCAGGGGATCCCTACACTCCCGGGTTCCCCTCCTTCAACCACACCCAGTTCCCCCCAGCCCAGTCCTCTGGTCTCCCCACCATCCTAGCCCAGACCATCACTGCCATGAATGCTTCAGCTATACTAGa GAAGATCGGAGGCCCCGAAGCAGAGAACGACTTCAAAGGCAAAATGCTGGGGTCGTACAAACTCGGAGGCGTTATGAACATCACAGTAGAGGTGAACAACGTGCTGGTCAACACGGAGATCCACAACGTGTTCGGAGTCATCAAGGGATTCATCGATCCTG ATCGTTACGTTGTTCTGGGAGCTCAGAGAGACGCTTGGGGTCAAGGTTATGCCAGAGCCTACGTCGGCACCACCATACTGACAGAGCTGGCCAAGGCCGTGCACGAGATGGTGGAGAAAG aCGGGTTCAGGCCCAGGAGAAGCTTGATTTTCGCTAGCTGGAGTGCTGGAGAGTATGGAAGTGTCGGCGCCACTGAGTGGTTGGAG GGTTACATGTCGTCTCTTGACAAAAAAGCTTTAACCTACATCAACCTGGATGGAGCCGTCATGG GCCGCGGAGGGTTCATAGCCTCGGCAAGTCCTCTGCTCTACAGTCTCAttgaaaatgcaacaaaacag GTGGACAGTCCTTATGGCTCTGGCTCTGTATACAATGCGATGGGAGCAACTACATGGGAGGAGAAGGT GCTGAGGCCCATGGAGATGAACGACCCTGCTTATCCCTTCCTGGCTTTCTCGGGAATCCCCTCCATCTCCTTCCACTTCATCAACCCCCGT TTTGAGGCATACCCTTACTATGGCACCGACCTGGACACCTGGGATCACTTCAGTGCTGAAACCAACCATCACAACAGTGAAAtggtggcggcggcggggcAGCTGGCCGGCCAGATGGCTCTTCGGCTGGTCCACGACCACCTGCTCAAAATGGACGTGACGAGATACGGCCGCATCCTCACAGCAGCTGTGGGCTCGCTCTACAGTCGCATCCGCCGGCTTacacag tctgGCGAGCTCAAGGGTGTGACGCACACGTGGCTCACGAGCGCACGAGGCTCCTTCATGCGAGCTGCTTCCAGCATCAATAACGACATCCTTAACACCGACCTCACCGATAAGGAAGCCGGCCGCATCATCAACGACAGGATCATGATG GTTGAGCAGGGCTTCCTCTCTCCGTATGTGTCGCCCAAAGAGACTCCGTTCCGCCACGTCCTGCTGGGCCGCGGCGCTCACACCCTGGCAGCCATCTCCAAGTGCACCAACATGACGGAGCTCCGCACCCAGCTGGCCCTTGCCACCTGGACCCTGCAGGGATGCGCCAACTCCATGGTGGGAGACATCTGGGACATCGACAACAATATCTAA